A window of Halovivax gelatinilyticus genomic DNA:
CTCGAACTCGACGGCGAACTCTTCCGTTCCGTTTCCAGTGTTTTCGACCGTCGCCGTCACCGAAGCGTCTTCGCCGAGATCGATCTCGATTTCGTCGAGAGAGATATCCGTTACGTCCAGTCTTGGGTGGGGTGTTAACTCAGCCCGGACGTCGGTGTGCCCTGCGCCGTCGTGTTCGACCGACTCGATTGTTTTCGATTCGTATCCGTCCGCGCTGAATACGAAGTCGTACGTACCGACCTCGACTCCCAGAATCAACGAGCCGCCATCGAACTCACCGTCGTAGACGATCTCGTCACCGTCCCGAATCTCTACCGCGGCCTCGATGCCCTCCTCGGTGAACGCGTCGTCCGCGAACACACGGATATCGCCCATCGCCACCGTGACGGAGACGGTTGCCACGTCGATCTCGTCGACGCTCACTCGATAGTCGCCTTCCTCGTCGAAGGTGTGCATGAACTGGATCTCCTTGGTTTCCCCCGGGGCGATCTCAACGGGTTTTGTCTGTTCGACATCGCCTTCGATGCGGAACTCGACGGTGTGGTCGCCGGCCGCGTCGCCCTCGTTCTCGACGTCGGCTGTCACGATCACCGTCTCGCCTTCCATCACCTCAGTGGTGTTGACGGAAGCGTCGACGACGGAGATGTCGGGTTCGGGCTCGCCCTCCTCGCCGAACGCACCAAGCGTCGAAAAGTCGGTGACGTTTGCGTTCACGGTCTGGGCGTCGGTGTCGACCGTCGACTCCTCGAGTTCGTTCCAGGAGTTGTCGTGGTTCCAGAGCGCGAGCGTCTCCTCGTCGACGCCCGTGACGTCGGCGTCCTCGTACTGCACAGCGACGTCGAGGAACGCCTCGTCGCCGTCACCGCTCGCCTCAAAGTACGCCCCAATCCCGGTCGCCTGCTCGTTATCCGGCGGCGACGAGGCTTCGCTGATCACGGCGTCGCGGGTCTCGAACGAGAGCGTCGTCTCCGTCGGCGTCTCCGCGCCCACCGTGACGTCGTCGGCAGTGATTTCGCTGGAACCGACTTCGATCGCCCCTCCTTCGGTCTCGCTAACGCGCACGCCGTCGAACGAGACGTCGGTAAGACTGTTCCCGAACTCGATCGCCGGTCCATCGGTGTGGCCGGTGTCGAGCACGTCTAGGTCGGTGAATTCGACCGTTTCTGCCGACAGAACCCAGAGCGCGGTTATCGACCCCTCGGTCGGATTGTCGGAGACGTTCAGCCCGTCGATCGTACTCTCTTCGAGTCCGTCTATTTTCACGAGCTGAATAGAGCTCCACTGTCCGCCCTCCGCATCGTGGCCAGTCACCGTGGCGTTTTCCAGGGTGAGTTCGCTACTCTCCTCGAGTTCCATCGCGCTGCCGTCGATTCCGTCGACGACGCTGAGGTCCTCCAGGACCACGTTTTCAGTGTTGGTGACGTGAACGGCCGGATCATCGTCGTCGTGGCCCGTGATGTCGACGTCTGTGATCGTCACGTTCTCGAGGTCCGGCCCGTAGCTTCCGGTCTCCAACCTGAGTTGTCCGTCTTCGATCTCGATATCCGAGAGCGTCAGGTCCGAGTAGGACTCGACGGTGAGACCGCCGTCCATCGAAAGGTCCGACAACCCGAGTGCGTCGAGTTCGACGTCACCGGAAGCTTCGAGCTTGAGACCGGAAAACCCGCCGCTAATGTCGTTGTTTTCGACGTCGTCCGGAACGGCGTCGAGGACCCAAACGCCCCTCGACGCCGCGTCGATGGTGTTGTCGGCAACTACGGTGTCGGTCGTCGCATCCAGGTGGACACCGTGTCCATTGCTCGTGATGTTGTTCCCGGAGACGGTATTGGTCGATCCATCTTCGATGTGGACGCCCGAGTTCGCGTTCAGAACGTCGGTCATCTCGTTGTCGGCGACTGACCCGTCGTTCGAATCCATTAGTGTGATGCCGCCCGACCAGCCGATCTCGTTCTCGGTCACGAGCGCATCGTCCGCCGAGTTCACTCGCACGCTCTCGTCCACATCCGATATCGTGTTGTCGGTGACGTTCGCGCCATCGTTGGAATTTCCGTCCGTGAGGGAGTGATCCTGGAAGAAAATGCCGTATCCAGTACCACGATCCGGATTGATTCCGTCGGGATCGTCAGTCAGACCCTCGAGATCGTCTATCTCGTTACCCGACACGACGGCGTCCGTCGAGTTGACGACCATGATGCCGTACGTGTCACTCACAGCAGCGTTCGGTGCAGAACTGGCGTCACTATCGTCGATTTCGTTGTTCGTGAGCTGTGCACCCGGCGAACTGCGGACTTCGATCACCGCTGAATTCTGGTGTTTCACCTCTCGGCTGATGGTTGCACCGTCGACGGTGGGTCGTTCGATCTGGCTAGCGAGGATCACCGACGAACCGACCCCCTCGGATGTCGTGACGTCGCGCATCTCGAGGTCGGCCCCGTACTGGGCGTACAGGTCCACACCACTGACCATGTTCGCGAGGTCGACACCGTCGACGGAGAGACCATCCGTCCCGGTCGCCCGCACCGCTCGACTCCAGTGCTCGAACGAGACGTTTTTGACCGTGACGTCGGAGAGCCACCCGTCGGGGTTCTCTCGATACAGTTCGGAGTGTGATTCGTTTCGGACGAGAACACCCTTTGTGTTCGGTACGTCTTCACCCGCTTCGGAGACGCTATAGCCGTCGATCGTCTGTCCCATCCCGTCGAGCGTCACGCTGCTCGCGTTGATCGTGAGACACGCATCGTAGTTCTCCCACTCTTCGGGGTTGTCAGGTTCGAGGTCACTTCCCAGCTGGTAGCTGCCGGACTCGTTTATCTGGGTACACGAGTTGATCTCCGTTGAGGTCGTCTCCGCCGCAACGGCCCCGCTGAACGCGAGGATGGCCACCGTTACCAGCGCCAAGAGTAGGCTCGCCGAGAGTAGAACCGGTCGAGCGGAGCTCGCCGCGCCGTCGATCGACGTCATACGGTCACCCGCCCGAAGACCGATCCGCCCCTCGCGGACGTACCATCGTCGGCGGTTCCCGCCGTTTCGGCCAGCCCCGCCGATGCTCGAAACACCAGCTCGCAGTCGACCGCGTTCGACTCAGGTCCGCACAAATCGTAGCCACCGCTCGGCGTGTTCACATCCGCCCGGACCGATACGCCACCCGAGTCGATCCCCAGGCCGTCGACGATCGCCGACGTTCCGATTCCCGCTCCAGGATAATGCACTCCTTTCTCGGCCCGTCTACCGTCGGTTCGGTGTCGACGAACCCCGTTTCGTTGCTCCCCGATCGAACCGATTCGGTTCCATACCATTGCTGGCTCTGTTTCGGAGGGGGTGAGAATATTCCACGGTGTGGAACACTGTTTCACGATGTGACACCCCGAAGGAGACGACTCTATCGGCTTTCGCCGACGGTCGTGACGAAACCGACGAAAACCCACCGAATACCGCCTCAGAAAGTATAAGACGGTCCCCTCACGTTACCAATTGAGAGATGCGACGAGCGGAGAGAACCGAAGAGACAGAGGCGCTCATCAAACGGATAGACGTGCTCGATCGCCTCTGTGAGTCGTCCGCGTACATCCGCGACCTCGTCGACGATACGGGACAGTCCCGCTCGACGATCAACCGAGCGGTCGCCGAGTTAAAAGAAATCGATCTCGTCGACACCAGCGACGAGGGGATCGAAGCGACGATCGCGGGACGGCTCGCTCGCGACCGCCTCGACTCGTTCCTCAGCGAATTCGACGACGTGCTCACCGCGGAAGCCGTCCTCGATCCGCTGGCGCCGTCGGTCGGCATCGAACCCGCGGTCGTCGCCGGCGGAGAGGCGATGCTAGCGACCGGCCCGACGCCGTACCGGCCGCTCGAACGGGTTCACGACGACCTGAACGACGCCGAGAGCTATCGAGCGCTCGTTCCGGCGCTCGAGGATCCGCGCACGGTTCGGCTCCTGTACGAGCACGTCATCACCGACGGAAACCCGGCCGAACTCGTGGTGTCACCCGAGGTGTTCGAGTCGCTGCGCCAGGAGTTCCCGCGCCGGATGGCGGCGATGGCCGACACGAACGACTTCTCGGTGCTGGTCGGCCCCGTTCCGCCGTACGGCCTCGCAACACTCGTTCGCGAACCGTCGCTCGAGTCGAATCCGCCCTCGGACATCGCTCATCTCGTCGTGATGAACGAACACGGGGGCGTTCACGGCGCGCTCGTAAACGAGTCAACGGCCGCAGTGACCTGGGCCGAATCGCGGTACGCGGCAGTCCGCGAGGAAGCGATCGATCGAACGGACGCGTTGATCGACGACGCGGACGACGTGCAGTGCACCCGCGCATCCGTCGGCCGCTCGCCGACCGGGTTGACGCTTCCGGTGTCGCTCGAACGCGAGGGATTCATCGAGGTGGACGAGTCGTACTTCCGCGAGGAACCCGTCGCCGACCCGGCGACGGCGTGGCGCACCGGCCTCTCGCTCGGGGAGGTCCACACCGGCTACGCCGTCGCGAGGACGTATCCGAACTCCGAGAGTGATGCCGGAATCGCCGATCGTTTCTTCGGCGACGACAACCCAACCGATGGCCGCTCGACCGACGGCCACCACCCAACCGACCTCGCAACGGCCGTCTCGGATGGACTGGTAACCGGATCGAACAGCCTCGTCCTCGGCCCGCCGGGATCGGGCAAGAGTACGGTCTGCAAACAGGTCGCCTGCGAGTGGTACGCCGCCGACCGCGGCCCGGTCCTCTATCGCGAGTACGACCGCGGCCGATCTGTTTCGTCGATCGACGATCTCGCCGCGGCCGTCGCTGACAGCGGTGGGCACGCGCTCGTCATCGTCGAAGACGCCGTCCGCGCGGACGCCAACGCCATCTTCGGGGCGATCGAACGGCTCGAAGACTGCGACGACGTCAGCGTCCTGCTCGACGCTCGTGAAAGCGAGTGGCGCGAGTACGCGAGTCGCTCGGCCGTCGCGAGCGAGCTGGCGGTGGCGCACGTCCCTCCGCTACGAGCGTCGGACTGTGAGCGCCTCGTCGACCACTTCGAACGGACGGTCGGAAAAACCGTCGACGTGTCAGCCGACCGACTCTGGTCGACGGTACGCGGGGAGGCTTCCGGCGGCCATAGTAACGAACTGCTTCGATTGATCCACCGACTGGCACCATACGCCGATCCGCTAGCCCACGAACCGACCGCCCTCGAAGAAGCCGTCGGGTCCGTGTCAGATGCGCTCGATGGTGACGAGGTGACGCTGTCAGTCAGCATTCTCGCGAACGTACTCAACGCCGCTGGCGTCGACATCGATCGGGGGTTGTTCTACTCGATCGTCGAGGCCGATCGGTTCGACGCCGTCGACGCAGCCATCGACCGGCTGGAGGGTGTCGTCCTCTTCGCCCGCGAGGACGGTAGCTACCGAACCGTCCACGAGGAGTGGTCGACGGCGTTCTTAGCTCATCGCATCGACGCTGGCGGCGAGAAGGCGGCCGCTCAACGGTTCGGCGCCGCGGTGAGCGCGCTGCTGGCGCTCGCGGACGACCCAGACCACCGTCGCGAGATCGTCGAGCACCTCGACGGCCAGCGGACACTCGCTGCGGTCACCGACGATCCGGCGTCCTGGGTCGACGAAACCGTCGAAGCGGTGTACGCAATCGGGCGACGCCGGTCCCAGCTCGCGGCGCTGTTCGGCGACGGCTCCCGAGACGCTGTCGAACTCCCGGACGCGTGTTCGGACGCGCTGAGCGGTCAGCGACCGATCTGGCTCGGCCGGCTCTTCCTCTCGGGCGGGTACTACGATCGGGCCGAACGCGCGTTCGAACGGGTGAACGACGAATCGATCGATCGATCCGGCGAGCGCCTGCTGGGGCTCGCTCGGGTCTCGATCAACCGAGGCGAGTACGACGAAGCGCTCGCTCACTGCGAGGCGTGTCTGTCGCTGGTAGACGGCGAGGGTCGGGAGGTAATTCGCGCCCGGGCGCAGCTCCGTCTCGGGGAGGTGCTGACCGAACGCGGCGAGTACGACGACGCGAAAACGAACTACGACGCGGCCCTGGAGACATTCTGCGCCCGTGGACTCCGCGGGTGGGAGGCTAGCGCCCGGCACGGGCTTGGCACCGTCGCAGGGAAACGAAGCGAGTTCGACCGGGCCACCGAACAGTACGAAACGAGCCTCCGGCTCGAGCGCCAGATCGGCGACCGTCGCGGCGAAGCAGAGACCATCACTTGCCTTGGGAACGTCGCCTGGAAACGTGGGGGCGTCGACCGGGCGTCCGAGCTGTTCGAGCGAAGCCTCGAACTCAGGCGAGAACTCGGCGATCGTGCAGGGGTGGCAACGGCCCTCGGTCATCTCGGGGTGATCGAAGGCCAGCGAGGGAACCACGAGCGAGCCGCCGAGTTTCACGAGCGGAGTCTCGAACGTAAACGAGAACTCGGCGACCGCTCCGGTGAAGCGAAAACCCTGCACAATCTCGGACACCTCGAGAGTCAACGAGGGAACTTCGACCGCGCTGTCGAGTATTACGAACAGAGTCTAGAGCGTAAACAGGAACTCGGCGACCGCCCGCTGTTGGACTCGACGCTCAACAATCTCGGGACGATCGAGGGACGACGGGGCGAGTTCGACCGCGCGGCCGAACTACACGAACGAAGCCTCGCCCTCAAGCGAGAACTCGGCGACCGACACGGCGAGGCGTTCAGCCTCCACAATCTCGGTCAGGTCGAACACCGCCGAGGCAGCTTCGACAGGGCGAGCGAACTCCACGAACAGTGCGTCGCACTGATGGACGAGCTCGACAACCGTCCCGGGACGGCTCCGTCACTGGGCAATCTCGGGTTAATCGCCGCGCGGCGAGGTGAGTACGATCGGGCCCAGGAGTACGGCGAGCGATGTCTCGACGTCGCAACGGAGGCCGGCGATCCCGAACAGATCGCTGCGGGCCACCGGTGTCTGGGCGAAATCGCCCTCCGTACGGAAGCCTACGATCGAGCGCGAACCCACTTCGACGCCGCTCTCGATGCCCTCGATAGCGAGGACGGGCTGATCGCTCTTCAGGTCCGTCTGGCCAGCGCCAGGCTCTCGCTCGCCCTCGGCGAGATCGACCGGGCCCGATCGATCGCACGCGCAGTCTACGGAGCGAGTGAAACGATGACAGCGGTATACTGGGTCGGCCGGAGTAGTCAGCTTTTAGGGCGAATCGAGTCCGACGCTGGGACGATCGACACTGCTCGCGAACACCTTCTCGATGCCCTCGAAACGTTCGAGCGAATCGGTGCGCTTTACGACGCACTGCGGACGCTGGAGTGGCTCTTCGAGACGGGCGCCGATTGCAGTGAAACCGCCGATGCGTGGCGGGAACGGGCCCGGGTGTTACTGGCTGACGCACCCGAGTCGGTGCGCGAGTGTCATAGGGAGTTGGGCGAAGAGTGCTCCTAACACGGAGGATTCGAGGGCGGCCGGCCCCGATCCTGGTGGAGTGCGCCCAGTGTGGTCTCGCGGTGGCGTAGATATCGTCGCCGACGAAGCGTGAAAGTGGAGCCAGGGGTTCACTTCGCTCAGCTCCCACCCGAATCGGAAATGCGCATCCGGCACCGGCGAGAAAGACTGGGGTGACGGTGCCGAGCCGTCGCCTCTCGTTCCAGAACGGCGCACGACACCCCCGCGGTGAGTATCGGACCCGACCGCTTCGGACGGTTCGTCGAATGCACCACGGGTGTACGCCCAGCAAGAGACAGCGAGCCCTCACCACCTTTTTCGAGCGAGACGGATCCCGGACGATCAGCAGAGTCCGTTGGTCGATTGAAACGAACTACTGCTCTACCAGGCCAGGAAAATTCGACCCCTAGTCTTCAGTCGTCGTCTTCTCCGTGTCGAGTTCGCCGCGGTAGATCTCGGCGCCGTCCTGGGCGACCTTCTCGGCGAGGACGGCACACTTGATCCGCATCGGCGAGATGTCGACGCCGAGCAACTCGGTGACGTCGTCTCGGTCCATCTCGAGTAGTTCCTCGACGGTCATCCCGGGCAGTTGTTCTGAGAGCAGACTGGCCGAGGCCTGGCTGATCGCACAGCCGTCTCCGCTGAAGGCGACGCGTTCGATCACCGGTTGGTCGCCGTCCTCGTCGAGAACGACGTCCATCTTGATCTCGTCGCCACACATCGGATTCTCGCCGACGTGGCTGAACGTTGGATCCTCGAGTTCCCCGTAATTACGCGGGTTCTTGTAGTGATCGAGGATCTGCTGTCGGTACATATCCGATCCGAGTCCCATTTGATAGCCCTTCGACTGGTCCGGCAAAAAGGATTGCGCTGTTCGCAGACGTTGTTGCGGGTAGCTTACAGTACGTACCGATCGTAGAGGGCGTTGATGACGAACAGAGCTGCTGTGACGACGACGAACGTGATCGCCGCTGCCGAGTAGGAGAGATCGCTAAAGACGAAGACGGTGAGCGTACAGACGAACACGATCGCCGCCGCACCGCCCGCCTGCGCGCCGTTGCCGAGCGCGGGTTTGGGGCCGTCGTCGCCGAGATAGTCTATCTCCATACGAACGGTTCGATCGCGACCGCAATACTAGTTTATTATTTGTTAGTATTATTCCGATTAGATTCGCCACCTTCGATGGACCGTGCTCCCAAGTGAGCGGATAGTGATGACGAGACGGTTAGTTAATGACCATAAGCAATTGTCTTTTATGTCTGCAGTGCGTGGAGAGAGGTACCGATAGTATCGGGCACGAATCGACGGCCTGTCGATTGCCCCCATTGACACCAATTCAGTGTGCATGAAAACCCCCACCCATGAACGCAGACACACCACCAGCCACCGACCGGACGTCCCGAGTGATAACCGCCCTCTCGAACGAGTACTGTCGAGCCGTTATCGCGTGCTGTCGCGGGCGCACCGATCCGACGGTCTCCTTCGAGACGCTCGTCCACGACGTCGGGCGGCGGTCGACTCTCGATCCGTCGACGGTCGACGTCCACCTACACCACCACGCCCTGCCGAAACTGGCCGATGCCGGTCTCATCGAATACGATCGGACCGACGGCACCGTCAGGTACAACGAACAGCACGAGTGTGAGTCGTTACTCGAAACCGTCCAGACGAGCCTCGCCACGTCACCCGACTGAACGAGTACACTGCCACGACAGTCGGCCCCGAGGAAACGCCCGGTAGTCGACTCGCTCACCCAGTTCAGTCCCGATTTGAGATGGACCGGGACGGGTTCTGAACACGGGGCGTCCGCTCGGCGGTGGTCTCCGAGGGGGTTGCGACTTCGAATTTCGTGACCAGAAACTCACAGCGTGGGGCTCCAACGTGCGTACACTGACGCTCTTCGACGTGAAACGGTTCCTCGTAGTGCTCGCCGATCCCGACCAGAATACCGCCAGCCAGGGCGCAGAACCCGCGGCCCGACTCGTAGGCAACGAGCACTCGGCTTTCGTCTATCCAGGAACTCGAAAGACGGGGCGGCGTAAACGACGACAGTTTCTTCCCACGCAACGCCTCGTGGACGTACGCTTCGGCGTTTGCAACGAGTTCGAGGCCCGCCCAATCCTGGTCGACGTGAACGCCGTACGTCGAGACGAGCTGTGGAACGAGAAACCTACGATAGCCGCTCGATGCGCGAGGCCCACGCGGACATGGGAATCACCGACGAGGACTTCGACGCGGTCGCCGACCACCTCGACGCGACCCTCCTCGACGCGGACGTGGCACCCGAGGACCGGCAAACCGTCCTCGAAACCGTCGATGGCTACCGGGACGAAGTGGTGGCCAGGTAGGTAACGAGCGGACTCGTCGGTAGCAGACTCGACAGGACATTCGTCGAGTGTGCGTCGGAGAGCGATGTATCGCTACTCACCCATCAGATCCACTAATTACCTTTCTCGACAGTAAGCAGTAATTATATAGTAATTCACACCAAACGGTCGAACGGAAGCCGCTCTCCACACCGTCGCGGGGGCTGCGCAGAAATGCCCCGGGTGGTT
This region includes:
- a CDS encoding tetratricopeptide repeat protein; this encodes MRRAERTEETEALIKRIDVLDRLCESSAYIRDLVDDTGQSRSTINRAVAELKEIDLVDTSDEGIEATIAGRLARDRLDSFLSEFDDVLTAEAVLDPLAPSVGIEPAVVAGGEAMLATGPTPYRPLERVHDDLNDAESYRALVPALEDPRTVRLLYEHVITDGNPAELVVSPEVFESLRQEFPRRMAAMADTNDFSVLVGPVPPYGLATLVREPSLESNPPSDIAHLVVMNEHGGVHGALVNESTAAVTWAESRYAAVREEAIDRTDALIDDADDVQCTRASVGRSPTGLTLPVSLEREGFIEVDESYFREEPVADPATAWRTGLSLGEVHTGYAVARTYPNSESDAGIADRFFGDDNPTDGRSTDGHHPTDLATAVSDGLVTGSNSLVLGPPGSGKSTVCKQVACEWYAADRGPVLYREYDRGRSVSSIDDLAAAVADSGGHALVIVEDAVRADANAIFGAIERLEDCDDVSVLLDARESEWREYASRSAVASELAVAHVPPLRASDCERLVDHFERTVGKTVDVSADRLWSTVRGEASGGHSNELLRLIHRLAPYADPLAHEPTALEEAVGSVSDALDGDEVTLSVSILANVLNAAGVDIDRGLFYSIVEADRFDAVDAAIDRLEGVVLFAREDGSYRTVHEEWSTAFLAHRIDAGGEKAAAQRFGAAVSALLALADDPDHRREIVEHLDGQRTLAAVTDDPASWVDETVEAVYAIGRRRSQLAALFGDGSRDAVELPDACSDALSGQRPIWLGRLFLSGGYYDRAERAFERVNDESIDRSGERLLGLARVSINRGEYDEALAHCEACLSLVDGEGREVIRARAQLRLGEVLTERGEYDDAKTNYDAALETFCARGLRGWEASARHGLGTVAGKRSEFDRATEQYETSLRLERQIGDRRGEAETITCLGNVAWKRGGVDRASELFERSLELRRELGDRAGVATALGHLGVIEGQRGNHERAAEFHERSLERKRELGDRSGEAKTLHNLGHLESQRGNFDRAVEYYEQSLERKQELGDRPLLDSTLNNLGTIEGRRGEFDRAAELHERSLALKRELGDRHGEAFSLHNLGQVEHRRGSFDRASELHEQCVALMDELDNRPGTAPSLGNLGLIAARRGEYDRAQEYGERCLDVATEAGDPEQIAAGHRCLGEIALRTEAYDRARTHFDAALDALDSEDGLIALQVRLASARLSLALGEIDRARSIARAVYGASETMTAVYWVGRSSQLLGRIESDAGTIDTAREHLLDALETFERIGALYDALRTLEWLFETGADCSETADAWRERARVLLADAPESVRECHRELGEECS
- the sufU gene encoding Fe-S cluster assembly sulfur transfer protein SufU, whose translation is MGLGSDMYRQQILDHYKNPRNYGELEDPTFSHVGENPMCGDEIKMDVVLDEDGDQPVIERVAFSGDGCAISQASASLLSEQLPGMTVEELLEMDRDDVTELLGVDISPMRIKCAVLAEKVAQDGAEIYRGELDTEKTTTED
- a CDS encoding DUF7344 domain-containing protein gives rise to the protein MNADTPPATDRTSRVITALSNEYCRAVIACCRGRTDPTVSFETLVHDVGRRSTLDPSTVDVHLHHHALPKLADAGLIEYDRTDGTVRYNEQHECESLLETVQTSLATSPD
- a CDS encoding CARDB domain-containing protein, whose protein sequence is MTSIDGAASSARPVLLSASLLLALVTVAILAFSGAVAAETTSTEINSCTQINESGSYQLGSDLEPDNPEEWENYDACLTINASSVTLDGMGQTIDGYSVSEAGEDVPNTKGVLVRNESHSELYRENPDGWLSDVTVKNVSFEHWSRAVRATGTDGLSVDGVDLANMVSGVDLYAQYGADLEMRDVTTSEGVGSSVILASQIERPTVDGATISREVKHQNSAVIEVRSSPGAQLTNNEIDDSDASSAPNAAVSDTYGIMVVNSTDAVVSGNEIDDLEGLTDDPDGINPDRGTGYGIFFQDHSLTDGNSNDGANVTDNTISDVDESVRVNSADDALVTENEIGWSGGITLMDSNDGSVADNEMTDVLNANSGVHIEDGSTNTVSGNNITSNGHGVHLDATTDTVVADNTIDAASRGVWVLDAVPDDVENNDISGGFSGLKLEASGDVELDALGLSDLSMDGGLTVESYSDLTLSDIEIEDGQLRLETGSYGPDLENVTITDVDITGHDDDDPAVHVTNTENVVLEDLSVVDGIDGSAMELEESSELTLENATVTGHDAEGGQWSSIQLVKIDGLEESTIDGLNVSDNPTEGSITALWVLSAETVEFTDLDVLDTGHTDGPAIEFGNSLTDVSFDGVRVSETEGGAIEVGSSEITADDVTVGAETPTETTLSFETRDAVISEASSPPDNEQATGIGAYFEASGDGDEAFLDVAVQYEDADVTGVDEETLALWNHDNSWNELEESTVDTDAQTVNANVTDFSTLGAFGEEGEPEPDISVVDASVNTTEVMEGETVIVTADVENEGDAAGDHTVEFRIEGDVEQTKPVEIAPGETKEIQFMHTFDEEGDYRVSVDEIDVATVSVTVAMGDIRVFADDAFTEEGIEAAVEIRDGDEIVYDGEFDGGSLILGVEVGTYDFVFSADGYESKTIESVEHDGAGHTDVRAELTPHPRLDVTDISLDEIEIDLGEDASVTATVENTGNGTEEFAVEFEIDGEVEGNETVELGTNETTEIAFTHAFDEEGEYALAVEGVEAGTVNVVDPDPDIEVTDASLSDEEIDTGENLTVEATVENVGDETDERTIVLEIDGSIEDEAVVELGANETEQIEFIHTFGTDGEYDVSVSGAEAGTVSVNATTGSLVLTVEDELTGDGVDAAFTIWDGDEAVYEGEADSGSLVPSIDVGTYDIVITASEYETKTVESVEIEAAEQSSVSVELTPETKFSVSDASLDETDVEEGEEVTIAADVENDGEVAGEYTAELEIDGSVEETETVELGPDEVESIAFIYRFDDAGEFAVSVGGVDAGTVSVEEDDPSSPSPAPDPEPEPEPVTNVTVDGAQDRVAISITGATTNEAISIPIGHERENETAGLTALDISSTADLDFEATVEHLDERPDGTDVLPAGVEMLLFDVDQSLDAEEIESAALEFQVSVDELDGNDLDPEDLTLYHHVGGEWTERETQAEANFPGGTWEDADDLFPGGTWEEADSPADLFPGDTWEEAESPEELFPGGTWEDIEDHFPGGTWEEADSPADLFPGDTWEEAESPEELFPGGTWDETTISAETPHFSSFALVGEQPDISVIDHSVSGTEFSTGEGPVVVAEVKNAGGADGAHELALEAGGEVAAVEEVSLTEGETATVEFEPTFEDAGEYELELDGERIETVTVDDRTDDTDDVAADGDDAGEVDDTSDAAGDDATPGFGIAIAILALLLMGAFSRRPPANTATRRGVLGLIGGSVIAVGGCLDSDDGRSDAGSDDGRSDAGSDEVGRDTAGSGDPAAHCDRPSTDDREALVPQDEQPIDDLVRSGSSMTPDFSGMISRQETRDDDLEEFAYGSAGHTYDADHEDEFAAHVIEFDRSPPELTDEEIFRFVEPFGGPEYDVAVSVVVDEWVFAAGGSDEDTCRELLAAFPELGVECAEAARVS